GACTTGAAATAATTATACTAAAACTATATGACACCATTTACGAATATCATTGAAAATTTCTAATATCAAAATTGTACCATATAATAATACTAACATTGTAACatataatataccaaaaattattGCTACCCCATATAATATACCAATTTAGTTGAAATTTCGTgtcattttgttttttcaaatgACATTTTATCTACAAGGGAACCCAACATAAATAATAGAACTAATTAcatcatataattaaatatgattctgaaaaaaaaaattgtttaataaacaatgaataaaattcaaatccGCTAATATCATTCAATTAGATTCTTAACTCAACAATGTTAATCCTCAAATGGATATTTGATACAAGTTTTCTTGTTGTGATCCTCTATAGGCTATATCACATTTTCTACAATTTACTTTAGATctcttgattatttttttctcaattggTATATGCGGCACATATCATTCCTTCAATCTTGAAATCCACATATCATCCTGCAAtagatttcaaaaaaaaattaaagaaccTACTAAACAACAgttataacaatcaaatttgaaatatacaATCACATTTTTTTATATCACCAAAAAAAGGTTATATACGAAATGGTGTATAATATGGTTAAAAACTTTATTGTTTATGCACACTATCAATTACACCTATTAATCTACCAATTTTTTGTATTAACTTTATTGTTTATGCACCAATTAAAAAAGATCATCATTTTCACCAATTAATTTACTAAAACATATTCACCATAGATGAATCTTATAATAAATCACACACCCTACAAATTAAATCAAAGaataactatctaaaaacacggAATTGGTGATTAATAACAACGTAAATTACACGATCAATTACACCACTCAATATAGCCAAATTCAAACACCTAATTCATATtgtaacacaaaaaaatatatacacaacaCAATAGATTACAAGATAAcgatcatgaaaaaaaaaactaaatataattaataaaatcattaaaaaatcaCTTCAAAAAACATCAATTCAATCGTGATTTATCAGAATTACCTAATGCGTCCCATCATCCGTTGGGTTGAATTAGGATTGAAAAATTCTTGGTGTCCATGATTGAACAGTCGACCAGAATGAATAGAAAgagagttttatttttgttaaaaaaaatctttttaagaTGGGAgagaatatataactaatttgagTAAATTGTAGAAGGTAAAAGAATTGGAGGAAATCAAGGAATCTGAGTAAATCGTGGTTGactatttctatattttttttcctatttcaaCGATTTTTTCCCTATATCTACGggttttttttctatattaaatcctatttttggaagaaaaaaaaatattgctatacagttttttttcctaaaatatatatttcttattctgcttatttattttataataaaacatCACTAACACATAtaaccaattttattttattttactttgttttagCTCTTATTAAAGATATATcatgattttcaaaaagacctacaaaaaaaaaaaagataaagattGACAATGTaacaataaaatagaaatttaaaattatcatttgacATGAGGGAAGAATATCTATTATGCAAAGTTGGGGGTTTAAAGGTTTTTGATCCTTTATTTAACAGAACAGAAAGTGAATCATTATACGTACTCCATATCGTTAGACTAGTGCAAGTCATGTTCACTTGAAACGACTTGTTAATATTTATTCAAGTAATTAAACAAGATTAAAGTAATAGTTAAACAAATTGATTTCCTCGATACCTAACAAGAATGTATCTGGTTTTCAGACATTTAATGTACTGTTAAACATTTTGCTTCTAAACcgttaatataatatttttgtattgaATAAGAAATTTATACACATGAAGAACTCAGAGAATGAACGTGTCATACAATACTTGACCTCAACTCGCTAATGAGATAACTAAATGGTTCTTATTAAAGAAAAGGCTCAAACTCGTGGCGCGAAATTAGTAAAAAGCTCATGTTTTAAAGATAGAACAAAAAGACAGATGCACAAGATATATCTATACGAGATTACGCAAAATTACATAAGAAAATTAGTTGACACGcataatgataaaaaaacaaCTAGTAGAGGTGCGTATTGGTACGTGAAAAAAGTCGATTTCCAATTAAATGCCTAGAATGCCCAATTACTCACgcaaggaaaaagaaaagaacactACGGTGGTCTTATCAAAAGGGTTAAAGacaagtttcaaacttgaaaaggTAATATGTTATCTTTTGGAGGCAAAGAGGGTATTGTTTCAACAGTGTATTACAAAGCATTCACATTCATGTGCTTTCTGTCAGTCCCTCCTAAATTGTAATAAGAGAGCAGGACAGAACTTTCGTTAAGTTCTTCAAGGTAAAAATAATTCGGACAGAAGTAACATTTTTGCATCCTGAGAGAAGTTCTGTCTTCCTAAACATAGAGGGTTAGGTTTCAGATCTTTATTGGAAGATTCTAAAGTTTTGTATGCAAATTGTGGTGAAGATTTAGAACTTGTGGTCTAactatttctaaaataaatattacaaaaaGCAAATTCCAACAATGGTGCAATAGCAAGGAAGTCCACAAGCACATTATGCTACAGTAGAATAATTGTACAAACTTTGTTATGGGAACCAAAAGAGGTACCTCTAGCATTTGGTATGATAACTGGACAATGTTTGATCCTTCATATCTTCTCCAATCAGATACCCAAACTTGTCATCCTTTATCTGATAATGAgatgtttttataaataaaggATGACTTTATCATCTTATGGAGTCGATCATTCTACTTCAGGTGATTGATCATGTGAGTTAAAACTTGGATCATCTATGTTTGCTACTCCTTGGTggataaaaattattataggAAAGTTGACAGTGAAGAATGCATGAGTAATTATCAGGGAAGAGGTTGTGACTACTACGATTTATAAGTAGTTATGGATAAAAGGCTTGCCTTTAATCTCCTTTGGATGGATACTCTCGAACTCGCAAGGTCCCAATGGCAGCTATCACGGCCAACTGGAATCTCAGTATTTCCCAGTAATTTTGTGGTATTAAATACCTGTCCCATTGAAGAGATCTGATAAAAGGGTGAACAAGCTAGAAGTTTAGGAGAGATACCTAAAGTGTTAGTGATAGTCACGACTGAAAACAAATGCACTGCCTGAGATACAGTGCATAAGCATTCACTGTGGCACTTGCAGGAAATGATTTTCTACAAGTGCAGCATATGGTACCAGACCTTCAACAAGCTGCCAAAGATTATTTTGCACAGGCGCAACTTATGAGGAAAATAGCTCTAGTCTGGCTATATAACATTAGCTAGCACAAGTACAAGAAACTAATGCAGAATAATTCTAGTGGGTATTAGCTACAACTCTTCATACTCGATATCATAACATTGACACATTTGCATGCTAATGCAGGAACAGCATAGAAATCATTAAGGGTACAGCAAATCCAGAAAGTGCCCAAGCAGACAAGTCACCACAatccttcaaatttaatcaGCTCAATATTCAGAATCACGTTGACACAAAGCGGAAACCATACTGCCACTTCATGTCTTCAAGCTAGACAACTGGCACATTTGCAAGGAAGACCTCATTCTCATTAAGATGGCACTGCATACAAAGAAGCACTAGATTAAGCTCCCAAACACAAACAACCAAATAGGCAACAACTACATAACCCACAGAAGACTACACCTATGTTTGAAAATACCCcaaaagcaacaaaaaagaATTGAAGATGAATTATGTTCACCTTTTGTGCCACATCACAAAGAACTATTTTTTATCAGCAAGGCGAACACTATTTGTACCATATCACAAACCAAACTTACTACTCATGTAACAATAagacaaatatacaaatttatttcatttttctatgACAATCGCTATTTCCACTTCTTAATTTCAGTAAATGCCACATACATCCACTCCCCTCTAAAAAACACCCATGAGGATTCTAACTAGTGACATGTACCAATCACAAATCCCACATTGTAGTACCCTCTCTGTCTAACCAAAGCCATGGGAATTATCCCATCAactttattttcttctcataGCCATTGTGGTTATGTTCACAATCAGATCAGTGAAAGAAAAACCAAACATTAAACTAGCCAACAAAGCTTCAGAAGTAAGCATCAAGAAAGACGTACTGTATGTAGAAGTATCAATCTGCTCAGGAAGTTCTTTAATATCCACTTCAAACCTCTCCTGAACCTACAGTAGGTATAAAGCACAAGAAAATGCTATCAATGAGGATGGCATTATAAGCATAACAGAGTGAAAATAGGAGGGTCCGGACTCTCAACCTGATTAAGAACTTCAGAATCTGATGCAGATGACACAAAAGTTATGGCAAGCCCTTTAGTTCCGAATCTACCAGCTCTTCCCACCTACCAATATTATTCAAGATTAAATAATAAGACTCCTTGGATGAAATTAGAACCTAAAACAATGAGTGCAAGACAGGCAGGACATACTCTGTGAAGATAAGTATCTGCAGAATCTGGCATGTCATAGTTAATAACAATGTTCACCCTTTCAATGTCTATGCCTCTACCAACCAAATCAGTTGCCACAAGAATTCTCTTGTGCCCTTCCTTGAAACCCTTGTAGCGTGTCAGTCTACCAAGCAGACAAGGCAAGAATTAAACTTGCATAACATGTAAACAGAAAGATGGCAACAGCAGCATAGTATGATTTCTTTAAGTCACACAAATGTCAGATCAGAGGAAATGACATATGCACAAGTTATAACTCCACAGGAAGAAGGAGAGATCGGAGTGAGATGCAAAAACATTAAAGGGTGCTTCTGATCCTTGTTCTTGTCACACAACTGATACCACAAACCTTGAGGGAAAAAGTGGTTGAGAACTGACTATCTCATTGACACTAAACTTCTGACAGATGACATACAAATATTTACTGACACTGATTAAACAGAGACTGCATAGGCAGCTAACATAAAAGGAGTTGAACACAAAAGTTAGACAGACCTTTCTTCTTGGCTCATGCCAGAGTGGATGCAGATAGATGGAAAATTACACTCCATAAGTAACTTGTTCAACTCTGCTGCTCTGCTGACACTCTTGACAAAAATTACAACTTGGTTGAAGTCCAAAGCATCCAATAGGTCATTCAGCTTCCGGTTTTTCTCCGTCTCACTCAATTTGATGTAGTGCTGCCATCAAATAGAAGCAACTTAAGGAAGATTGTGATAACTAAAAACTAAGGCAAAAGATCTTGCTTCAAGATGTACCTGTACAAGTCCATGCAGGGTCAACTTGGCCTCATCGTCAACATAAATTTCCATTGGCTGAAAGGAATAAAGGTTATAGTAAAGGATATTAGGAGCTTCGTGAGCTAACGGAATCTGATAACGAAATGAACGATGGATGAAGATCCTCCATCTGTGAATTTTCTCCTTGCAGCTTAGAGTAAAAGCACCCAACTAGTCCCCATTCTTGCTCAATGTGTTTATACAGCGCTTATCAAAAAAGCTTCCGTTAGAACTCCAAGCATCACACCACAGGTTATCCCATTTCAACTAAGACCTTCCCACCCCTCTTGACATCTTTAACTATAGGACAAGAACATGGAAGACAGATTGACGCACAAACTCAAGACAACGAAGAACTACAAGCTTAGTGGAAAACTAGCAGTTCAGCACAGCAACCAGCTCCTGAGACACCTCATTTCTGTTCTCTTCCCCCGGTAAAATTAAGTTTAGACAAAGATTATACCAAATAAATTCACTACTATCGCCTGCAGAAAGCTGAAATTATGGAAATACGGTAGACTTCTAAATTCAAGAACTGGCCACAGGACATTACATCTTGCATGAATTTCTTGCAAACCGGGCGAATCTCCTTGCTGAGAGTTGCAGAAAACATCATGACTTGTTTGTCATGAGGAGTCATCTTGAAGATTTCCTGCACGTCTCTCCTCATGTCTGCATATGTAAAAGATGTACTTGAGAATCAAAAGAATGAAGATAAAAGGAACTTTAGCAGTGAGTTGGAAAAAAGGCTTAGTTAAGACATACCAAGTGATTCAAGCATCTTGTCACATTCATCTAGTATAAAATGCCTCACATTCCTCAAAGACAGGTCCTTATCTCTTGCCAATGCAAGTATTCTTCCAGGAGTTCCAACAACAATATGAGGGCATTCATTCTTTAGCAGCTCTTTGTGGAGCTTGATGTTGACACCACCATAGAAAACAGCAACCTTGATATCAGGCAGATAAGTGCTGAACCTCTCAAACTCATGACAGATCTGCAGATAGTGTAGTCAGTTAGCAGATTAAACATTTTTTCACAAGTTGAGCAAACTAGACAATCGTCTAACATTGAGCAAATGTAAAAAAGCAGAAAACTTTCAGATCAGTACACATACCTGATAAGCTAATTCCCTAGTGTGACATAGAACCAGGGCAGCAACCTGACCAGCAACCGGTTCAATCTGTTGCAGAGTTGAAAGGACAAAAACAGCGGTTTTTCCCATTCCAGATTTAGCTTGGCAAATGACATCCATTCCCAGAATAGCTTGTGGAATGCACTCGTGTTGCACTGATGATGAACCAAACACATTGGGGGCAACGAGACCTCAGTTTCAGTTTAAAAATTTTACCATGGTACATCTCCAAATTAGTAGTGATAGGAGTAATTACCTGAAAACAGAAATTAGAAAGAAATTGTCAAGAAAATCCTAATTAGATTATGGTTCagtatatcaaaaaaaaaaaagagaacttcTAATTAGCCACACTCCCAACACCCTAAAAAATACCAAACctaaaaggaaaaattgaagACCAAACCCTGATACAGTATGCATTTCTTACAACTTATGACCAAATTCTAGCCATACAATAGTTTCTCTCCCTACATATGTTACATAGAAAGCTAACACAAGCTCAACATAAAATAAGGATTGAGCCTACAAGTGACTAGAGGTTAATGCATGCCAAAATAAAAGGTACAGGTGGAAAGGTGGAAAAGTTAGACCAGACAATCACAATTGCATTAATGCTAATGTCCTCTTATGGTCTCCCGTTACATAGAAAGCTAACAAGCTCAACATAAAATAAAGGATTGAGCCTACACAAGTGCATAAGGTTAATGCAAAAGATTCAGTTGGAAAAGTTAGATCTGACAACCACAATTGCATTAATGCCAATCTCCTCTTATGGGCTCCCTCATTCCTACAAAGACTAGATTCCTCAAACTTCCTACAAggttacaacaaaaataaccaTCAGAGTGGATATCGAATTGGCAAAGAAGGAAATTGATGGAACACAGAACACAGTCCCATAGGTTTTTCCTTTATAAGGGCGGGTTTGCAGAGGAAGAAAAATAGTTTGTATCTCAACATTGGCAAGACATGTAACAGCCAAAAGTTCTGGGGAAAAATGCCCAAGGGAGCTGCACCATTATAGCTCACCAGACTCTCACAAGTTCACAGAACATGACAATTATACAATGAGATGGATGTGTGAGCATTCTAGGATAGATACAATTCGGAATGTAGATAATGTGAATTACATAGGAGTGGCCTCAATAGGGGGGAAGATGCAGGAAATGAGGTTGAGATGTAAAGATGCCCCAGTGCAAAGGTATGAAAGGTTGGCTACGGATTGTTTCAAAAGAGGTATAAAGAGGTAGTGCAAAAAAGTATTTGGGGGAATGATTAGGCGTGACATGACGCAGCTTCAGCTTACCGAGGATATAACCTTAGATAGGAGGTTATGGAGGACACGGATTAGGGTAGAAAGTTAATTAGGCAGTCAAGCATTGTCTCGCTTATCTTTCCGTACTATTTGTCATATTGTTGGTCATAGTATTACCCTTGCAGTTTCTTGTCTTTTTGAGCCTGGTTACTATCTATTTCTTGTTTTTGAGTTAAGGGTCGATCGCAAACAACATCTCTACCGGTAAGGTGTACATACACTGAAACCTACCTAGAATTCACTTGGTGGGATTACATGTGTATGTTGTCGTAATATTTGCCCAGTATTGAATGGGGAAGCTAATTAGATCAGCCAATAAAGCCTCAATACCCCAACAGAAATTCATGATATGGCTTCTATGTATCTCATATGGAATATCTACTTGTGTTGCGGACAAATAGATTGACATTTAAGATGTTGTTTGAAGTGAAGAATGTTCTCGATGAAAAATGTGtcttggaaaatgttttccacaAAACTAAGTTTTTCCTATCTTCTTTTGTTCAATATTGCAAGAAAAAAAGGTTAATTAGGAATTTGTAAGCAAATACTTTAGGAGGTGGAGGCGAGGTGGGAGTAGGGGTGGTGGTGGTGGGTGGTGGTGACGattaagggcccgtttggccatgcgatatgaaaCCATGATTGAAATCATAATATGAAATAGTaagatgaagttgaagttttgtatggacatgcaatttgaactttttaaaaaacCTCATAAAGTTGTAGAACTATTAAATTGTCTCAATTCTTTATACAATCATACCAAATAAGCATAAGTTTACAAATAGTCTACTAGTCTTTTAACACAATCCTCCCACATATTACAAACAACCTTCTCACATTGAACTTGCATTGCTCAATCATATGACCGAGAAGatgaaccaacattgttacttttaGCCATTTGTCAATCAATTTGGTTGgtaaataaatttgatcaaaaataataaaaattagtgAATAGAAATGGTGATATAGGAATTGATTTGAAGTAATAgtaaattttatgttggtgaTAATAATCGTTATATGTgatataaatgattttaaaagtaataatgaattataaattttatttatgtatgaaataaatggtttgCACATATAAATGTGGAGTTGTTTTTACAAAGTATAAACTTTTGTGGGTTAACtgttgtatttgaaaaatcccAAACATGATTTGGAAtccaaatcatgatttttggagaaatgGAAATTTCATCCCAtgatatgaatttatgaaatcatgagatgaaatcagcatGAGAACCGTCCAAACgctaatttcatctcatgatttcatacgGTAATATGAAATTGCATGCCCAAACACCTACTAAGtgttcatttttatcattttcaagGAACTTGTTCTCCtagaaaattttccaaaaaattgaaaaatattcctCTCCATAGCTAACACACCCTGAAGGTAAAATAAGAGTCCTTTAGAACTAGAGGTATTCTAAATCTAACACTTATGCATAAATATGTACTACAAGACGAAGGAATACATTTTTGCAACTACTGGTTTTTCATTCAAAGGAACTGAACACGACATCGAACTTGTATGATCCAGCTTGCAGtagttttttcttctatttagcACAAAAATTCACCCCTCCCTTTTAGCTTGATTCAGAAACAAGAGGAAGTTAGGCATGGAatatgccttgtactcaacctTAAGCCCTGAATGCTTATACTCAACTAATCCAAATACCAAGGATAGAAATATTTTGGTAAATCAAACAAACATTACTACTTGCTTGTCAGCTTCAAAGAAAACAAGACTAAGCACGAGTAGGAAAATGCTCACAACAATCACACCACAAATAAGTTTAAGTATCAGTATTAGAAAGGTTATTATTAGTTGGTTATCACCTAAGTTAGATGgactctttacttttgatgttgcACCCGTGTCAGATTCTCCAAATAACActatttttggagaatt
This genomic stretch from Solanum stenotomum isolate F172 chromosome 10, ASM1918654v1, whole genome shotgun sequence harbors:
- the LOC125841194 gene encoding DEAD-box ATP-dependent RNA helicase 15 isoform X1, whose amino-acid sequence is MDVICQAKSGMGKTAVFVLSTLQQIEPVAGQVAALVLCHTRELAYQICHEFERFSTYLPDIKVAVFYGGVNIKLHKELLKNECPHIVVGTPGRILALARDKDLSLRNVRHFILDECDKMLESLDMRRDVQEIFKMTPHDKQVMMFSATLSKEIRPVCKKFMQDPMEIYVDDEAKLTLHGLVQHYIKLSETEKNRKLNDLLDALDFNQVVIFVKSVSRAAELNKLLMECNFPSICIHSGMSQEERLTRYKGFKEGHKRILVATDLVGRGIDIERVNIVINYDMPDSADTYLHRVGRAGRFGTKGLAITFVSSASDSEVLNQVQERFEVDIKELPEQIDTSTYMPS
- the LOC125841194 gene encoding DEAD-box ATP-dependent RNA helicase 15 isoform X2 — translated: MGENKENDAYEEELLDYEEDDEKIPDSATKVNGESAKKGYVGIHSSGFRDFLLKPELLRAIVDSGFEHPSEVQHECIPQAILGMDVICQAKSGMGKTAVFVLSTLQQIEPVAGQVAALVLCHTRELAYQICHEFERFSTYLPDIKVAVFYGGVNIKLHKELLKNECPHIVVGTPGRILALARDKDLSLRNVRHFILDECDKMLESLDMRRDVQEIFKMTPHDKQVMMFSATLSKEIRPVCKKFMQDPMEIYVDDEAKLTLHGLVQHYIKLSETEKNRKLNDLLDALDFNQVVIFVKSVSRAAELNKLLMECNFPSICIHSGMSQEERLTRYKGFKEGHKRILVATDLVGRGIDIERVNIVINYDMPDSADTYLHRVGRAGRFGTKGLAITFVSSASDSEVLNQVQERFEVDIKELPEQIDTSTYMPS